The Streptomyces sp. NBC_01463 DNA window ACGGCGTGAGCAGCAGCGCGTCGCAGCTCAGAAGGATTTCTGCGCCCGTTCGACGAGTTCTCGGGGTGCCTGGTCGGCCGGGACTGCCTGCGTCCGACGGTCGTGCACGGAGAAGGAGGACAATTGGGAGCAGTCCGGCACGACGCACGATGTGACATCACCGGGAGCAGTAGTGATCAAAGTCGAACGGATCATGCACTCAAGCCGATCGCGCGACGCGATCGTGGCCTACATGGCCGACTTCGCCCACGCGGAACAGTGGGACCCGGGCACCCTCACCTGTCGGCCGACCGACGCCGATGCGCCGCTGGGGGTGGGTACGGAGTGGCTCAATGTGTCCTCGTTCCGGGGGCGCTGCACAGAGCTTCGCTACGAACTGACGCGGATGAGCGACGACCGGCTCACCTTCGTCGGGCGCAACAAGACTGCGACGTCAACGGACGACCTGCATTTCGAGCCGCACTCCGGCGGCACCCGTATCACCTACCGCGCCCAGGTCGAATTCCACGGGATCGCCCGACTGGCGACGCCGCTCCTGAAGAGGGAGTTCGAGCGCTTGGGGGATGAAGTGTCCGAACAGCTACCGGCAACACTCCAACAGGCACTGGGCCCCTCCGCCCCCGGGCCGCAACAGCCCTGACCTGGCTACCCGCAGAGCTGCGTACAGCGGAGCGGCGGGGCGTCGGCGCGGCGGCGGGCGTCTTGTCATCGCAGGTGGGATGCGTGCCGACACCATCACAGAGCGAATATGCGGGTGACGAAGAAGGCCGCGATGAGGATCGCGCCAATGACGATGAGCCCCAGCCATATTTTGGGGTGCTCCCACATGCCTCCGTCTGCGCGCTCTTCATGGGCTTCGGCGATGCAGCCCTCTACTGGAGGGGTCTCGCCCGGAGGTACGAGGTACTGAGCCATGATTCAAGGGTGGCGCCATTCACCCGTTTGCGCACTTCCGTCCGGTCTACGGTAGTGAGGGAGCCGCCACCCAGCGTGGCCGGCGATGCCTGAAGGAGACAGCACCGAGTGCGCAGGGCTGCCCACCGATTCGGAAGGAGCCCTCCTGCCCGGCCTCGCCGTCAGCCGCGCCGCGGGGCGCTCGCAGGCGGCACCCTTCCGGGCCCGCGCGGCCGACGGCTCCTCCGGCGCGGGGGTTACGGCTTGCGTCCCACTGCCACGTACCCCGCGCTGATGATGTCCTCCTGGCCGGGCACCGGTTCACCGAGTTCGGGGTGCCAGGCCTCGGCGGCCACGATGCCGGGCTCGACCACGTCGAGTCCGGTGAAGAACGCGGCGAACTCATCGCGCTTGCGCGGCACCAGCGTGAGCGCCTTGGCCTTGTACATCTCGTCGACCTTGCGTGCCTGCTCCGGATGGAAGTCGGCGGTGAGGTGCGAGATCACCAGGTGACTGCCCGGCGCCAGTACGTCGGTCAGCCTGCTCACCAGCTCGTAGGCGCCGTCCTCGTCACTCACGAAGTGCAGCAGCGAGATCAACGAGAGCGCGACAGGACGGCTGAAGTCGAGTGTCTTTCCCGCGTGTTCGAGGATGGAGTCCACGTCCCGCGCGTCGGCCTGCACGTAGTCGATGACACCCTCCGGGGTGCCGTTCAGCAGGGCTTCGGCGTGGGCCAGCACGATCGGATCGTTGTCGCAGTAGACGACCCGGGTGGTGGGCGCCGCCTGCTGGGCCACCTGGTGGAGGTTGGGCTCGGTGGGTATCCCGGTCCCGATGTCGAGGAACTGCCGGATGCCCTGGCTTGTCAGCCAGCGGGTGGCACGGTGCATGAAGGCGCGGTTCACCTTCGCCATCACCGGGACGCCCGGTTCGACCGCGAGCATCTGCCGGCCCATCGCCTCGTCCACCGGGTAGTTGTCCTTGCCGCCGAGGAACCAGTCGTACATCCGCGCGGGATGCGGCTTGCTGGTGTCGATGTGCAGCGAGGTGGCGTCGTTCTCCGGTCGGGACATGGCGAACTCCAGAGTGCGGAAGGCAGTTGATAATCAGCTCGACGACAGAATAAGCAACTTGCGTGCGCGGCGGCGGCCCGGAACGTGTCGGCGGGCGTCCCGGACGCACTGGCGTCCGGGACGGGTTACCGGCACGCGATCGGATCGGAAGCCCCGCGAAGGGCTTTCGCCGTCCGGTCAGACCTGGTCGAGGATCCGGTCGATCAGGTACCGGGCGGCCTCGGTGACCGCCGCTGCGCCGAACCGGAGGACCAGGGCGGTGGTCAGGCGGCGCAACGACGTGGCCGCGCGGCGGGCGCGGTTGTTCCGGTGGGCGGGCTCGGACCTACGGTTCATGTCGGGCTCCCGGGGCTGATGCCGACTGCCGGGGCGGCGGTCGACTGGGCACCCATGACCGCGCTTCCGGGGGGTTTCCTGCGAAGCCGCACACCCGCTCCGAGCGCCAACTAGCCTGGTCAGCAACGGAATGTGCACCTTCCGGAGGGGGCTCATCTCCGGAAGCAACGGGGACCGGGGAGTAATGGACACTGCTGCGGGGCGGTTCTGGAAGCACGTGCGCCATGTGTACGAAGCGGCTGGGTCTCCTGCGCTGTCCCGGCTCGAGGTGCTGGCGCGGGATCTCGGTCTGCCGCGGAAGGCCGACGGACCGACCCGGCGGCCCGCAGCGGCGGGACCCGGAAGATCGACGCAGTACGCGGCCGGAAAGTCCGCGATCAGCGCCTGGCTCAACGGCGAGAGCGTGCCCGCACCCGACCGCGACGCCCACTTCCTCGCCGTGATCCGCTTCCTCGAAGGCCGCGCACAGGACAAGGGCGGCTACCGGGCCCTGCGCCCGGGCGCCTGGCAGCAGTTGCTCGCCCAGGCACGGGCCGAGCGCGAGGAGTCCCGCGGCGGCCGGACGGCGGCGAGGCGCGAGGCCGATGTCCAGGGGCCGGTCAGCCTCCCGCCGCCCCCTCTCGGATTCACCGGCCGCGAGGGGGAGGCCGAGAGGATCCTCTCGTGGCTCGGCCCGGTACCCGAGGCCGCCCCGGAGGAGGGCGGACCGTCCTCAGCCGTCTGTGTCGTGTCGGGCATGGGCGGGGTCGGCAAGACCGCGCTCGCCCTGCATGCCGCTCACCGCGCGCGGAACGTGTTCACGGGAGGCGTGCTCTTCGCTGACCTGCACGGCTATATGACGGACCATGAGGTGGAGGCCACAGCGGTCGTCGACCGCCTCCTGCGCATGGTCGGCGTCGGGGACAAGGACCTGCCGGCCACCTCGGACGGCAAGCGGGACGCCTGGCACCTGGCCCTGAACGGCCTGGCCGGGGAGGGCCGTCCGCTGCTGGTGGTCCTGGACAATGTCCGCAAGGTCACTCAGATAGCCGACCTGCTGCCCGCCCAGCCGCACCGCATGCTCGTCACCAGCCGTCACACGCTCGCCGCGCTGCCCGCCCGGCGCATCGAGCTGGACCCGCTGTCCGCGGACGAGGGCGTCAGGCTGCTGGACCGGGCGTTGCGCGAGGGTGACACCGACGACGTCCGCGTCACCGCCCGGCCCTCCGACGCACGCCATCTGGTCGAGCTGTGCGGGAAGCTTCCGTTGTCCCTGCGGATCATCGCGGCCCTGCTGCGTGACGAACCCGCCCGTCCCCTGTCCGGCCAGGCGGAGGAACTGGCCGACGCCCGCACGCGCCTGGACGCCCTGCAGTACGAGGACACCGACGAACACGGCAGTCCCCTGGCCGTCCGGGCATGCTTCGATCTGTCCTACCGGCATCTGAACGGGCCGCAGAAGAGGACGTTTCGGCTGCTCGCCGCCGCCCCCGGGCCCGACATCTCCACCGAGGCGGCCACCGCCCTTCTGGAGGAGGGCTCTGCCCGGCGGCTGCTGGCCGATCTCGCGCGGGCCCATCTCCTGCAGAGCACGTCCGCCGACCGCTGGTCGCTGCACGATCTCATCCGGCTGTACGGCGAGGAGCTCGGCCGGGCCCACCTCGGCGACGACCGGCGCGATGCCGCCATGGACCGGCTCCTGGACCACTACCTCTCCCTTGCCCGCGCGGCGGACGCCCTGATCGCCGGCGGCGAGGACACCGCCGTCCCGGCCCTGTTCGCCGGACGGGAGCAGGCGCTCGCATGGCTGGATACCGAACGGGCCGCTGTCGTCGCCGCGGCCGTGTGCCCTGCCGCGCGCGGCCACGCCGCGGCCACCGAGCTGGCCACCGCCCTGACCCGCTACTGCATCGGGTGCCGGCACTTCGACGAACTGAACGTTCTCACCGAGGCCGCCGCGGAGGTCCTCGGCGAACGGGGGGACCGGGCCGGCCAGGCCGTGGCCCTGAACAATCTCGGCAACGGCCTGACGCGTGTGCGGCGGTTCGAGGACGCCGTGACAGCCCACGAGTCGGCCGTCGCTCTGTGGCACGGCCTCGGAGATCCGTACGGCGAAGCGACCGGGACGGCCAACCTGGGCCGTGATCTGCTGGACCTGCGCAGGTACCAGCAGTCCATCGAAGCCCAGAGCCGCGCGGCCGAGGCCTTCCGCGAGCTGGGCGACCCACGCGGCGAAGCCGCCGCGCTGGACAACCTGGGGAGCGCTCTGGTGGCATGCGGGCGTTCCAAGGAGGCGATCGACGCCCACAGTGCCGCGTTCGAACTCTGCCGCGAGATCGACGACCGGCACGGTATGGCCGGTGGGATGAGCCTTCTCGGCCATGCCCTCGACAGGGCGCATCGGTACGAGGAGGCTGCGCGCTTCCACGGCACGGCAGCGGATCTCCACCGTTCGCTCGGCGACCGGCGGAGCGAGGCGGGAGCGCTGGGAGGGCTCGGCGACGCCCTCAGGAAATCGGGCCGCCACGGCGAGGCGTTCGCCGCCTACAACGCGGGCCTCGGTATCTGCCGTGAGATCGGCGACCGGCAGGGCGAGGCCCAGGCGCTCAACCGGCTCGGGCATGCCTCCATGGCGGTGCGGCGGACCGATGAAGCCGTGGGCACCCACATGGCCGCCATCGGCATCGACCGTGAACGCGGCGACCTGCATGCGGAGAACACCTCGCTCAGCGGCGCGGGCCATGTGCTCACGGACGCGCACCGGTACGAGGAGGCCGTTGACGTGTACGAGCGGCAGGTGGCCGTCTGTCAGGAACTCGGTGACCGGCGGAGCGAGGCCGACGCGTGGGGAAGCCTCGGTCTCGCGTTGCAGGCGGCGGGCAGGCCGCAGGAGTCCATTGACGCTCAGGCCAACTGCGTTGCCGTGCACCGGGAACTCGGCGACGCGCACGGGGAGGTGATGGGACTCAATGGGCTGGGTATCACCCTGGAGGAGGCCGGCCGCCTCGACGAGGCGATCGAGGCGCGTACCCGGGCGCTCCACCTGTCCCGCACCCTCGGCGTACGCCGTGACGAGGGCATCGCTCTGGACGGGTTGGGCAGCGCCTTCACGCGGAGCGGGCGCTGCGAGGAGGCGATCGACGCCCATACCGCCGCCGTCGAGATATTCCGCGCACTCAACGACTCGGAGTGCGAAGCCATGGCCCTGCACGGGCTCGGCGGCGCCCTCCAGGCTGCCGGCCGGTTCGAGGAGGCCGTGGATGCCCATGCCCGGGACGTGGAGATCTGCCGGGAGCGGGGCGAACAGCGGCTGGAGGCGATGGCGTTGGGCAGCTTCGGCGAAGCACTCGTGAGAGCGCGCAGGTTCCGGGAGGCGGTTGACGCCTACACGGCAGCCGCGGGCCTCTTCCGTGCACGCGGTGACCGGGGCGGTGAGGACAGGGCGATGAGCGGGCTCAGGCAGGCGCAGGAGGCCGTTGCGGCATCGGCGGACAACGGTGACACACCGACGCCGCCCCGGTAGACGGGGGTTCGCAGACGCTCAGGCCGCGCAGCAGCCGCCACTGCTGGTTGGCGCCGCCCGTCCAGGTTCACCTGATGACAGGGGCTCCGTTGCCGGTCGGGCTCGTTCGCCACGTCCAGGGCCCTGCCGCCGACGCCGTTGACGACGCGGAAGGCCCTGGTGAGCATGGCGACGGTGACCTGGGGCGCGTGGCCACGTAGCATCATGATTGCGTAAACACTCGCGAACCCGAGTGGCGATTGAACTCCTGCCGCGCCACGCGGCGCTGTCGCACCCCCATCAAGATGCCGCAGGGTCGGATCAGGTCCCGGCGAACACTTGCCACAGCAATCATGTTTACGCAAACATAGCGCTGGCAGGCTTCTCGACAGCGCATCCCACCCCCAGCACAGGAGCACCCGTACATGCCTCTTCTCCAGTCCGACGGCGGCGGCTTCACTCTCGACGGCGAACCGTTCCGGCTCCTGTCCGGCGGGATGCACTACTTCCGCACGCACCCCGGCCAGTGGTCGGACCGGCTGCGCAAGGCCAGGCTCATGGGCCTCAACACCGTCGAGACCTACGTGCCCTGGAACCTGCACCAGCCGCGGCCCGACAGCTTCAGCCTCGACGGCGGCCTCGACCTGCCCCGGTTCCTCGGCCTCGCGGCCGCGGAGGGACTGCACGTGCTGCTCCGGCCCGGCCCCTACATCTGCGCCGAGTGGGAGGGCGGCGGCCTCCCGTCCTGGCTGCTCGCCGAACCGGACATACGGCTCCGCTCCCGCGACCCCCGTTTCCTCGCCGCGGTCGACGACTACTTCGACCGCCTGCTCACGCCGCTCCGGCCGTACCTGGCCTCCCGGGGCGGCCCCGTCCTGGCGGTACAGGTGGAGAACGAGTACGGGGCGTACGGCGACGACACCGGGTATCTGGAGTACCTCGCCGCCTCGCTGCGCCGCTGCGGTGTCGACGTGCCGCTCTTCACCTGCGACCAGCCCGCGGACCTGGAGCGCGGCGCGCTGCCCGGCGTCCTCGCCACGGCCAACTTCGGCAGCCGCTCCGACGAGGGCCTGGCCACTCTGAGGGCCCACCAGCCCAAGGGGCCGCTGATGTGCACCGAGTTCTGGATCGGCTGGTTCGACCGCTGGGGAGCCCACCACGTCGTGCGCGACGCCGGCCATGCGGCGCGGGAGCTGGACGAACTCCTTTCCACCGGGGCGTCGGTGAACTTCTACATGTTCCACGGCGGCACCAACTTCGGCTTCACCAACGGCGCCAACGACAAGCACACCTACCGCCCCACCGTGACGTCGTACGACTACGACGCCCCGCTCGACGAAGCCGGCGATCCCACGGAGAAGTTCACCGCCTTTCGCGACGTGATCGCCAAGTACGCTCCCGTGCCGGACAGTCCCGCGCCCGCGCCCGGCCCCAGGCTCGCCCGGCAGACCGTGCCGCTCACCGAGACCGCCGCACTGCTGCCGCATGCAGCGGCGCTCGGTGCGGCCGTCGACGCGCACCGCCCCCTCACCATGGAGGAGCTGGAACAGGACTTCGGCTTCGTCCTGTACGAGACGACGCTGTCGCTCAAGGGCCCGGCGCTTCTGGAGGTCGAACAGGTCCGCGACCGCGCCCAGATCTTCGTCGACGGGCAACCCGTGGGCGTCCTGGAGCGCGAGAACCACGACCACGCCCTGGCCTTCACGGTTCCCCGGGCCGGCAGCACCCTCACCGTCCTCGTCGAGAACCAGGGACGGGTGAACTACGGGCCGGGCATCCACGACCGCAAGGGTCTGCCCGGCAGGGTCCTCCTGGACGGCGCCGAGCTCGCGGGCTGGACCAGCCGGCCCCTCCCCCTCGCGGACCTGGAGGGCCTCCCCTTCGCTCCCGCGGCCGCCGCTCCCGTCGGACCGGCCTTCCACCGGGGCGTCTTCGAGGTGACCGACCCGGCCGACACCTTCCTCCACCTCGACGGCTGGACCAAGGGCAACGCCTGGGTCAACGGCTTCGCACTCGGCCGTCACTGGTCCCGCGGCCCGCAGCGGTCCCTGTACGTGCCGGCCCCGGTTCTGCGCGCCGGAACCAACGAGGTCGTCGTGCTGGAGCTCCACGCGGCGCACCGGGCCCGGACGGTCGAGTTCCGTCCGACGCCCGATCTCGGTCCCACCGAGGAGTAGCCGGCGGCCGTACGACGGGCCATCGGCGCGGGCCCGGTCCTTCGACCGGGCCCGCGCTCCGCTGTGGCGTCAGTCCTGCCGGAGCTGCTGTGCCCCGGATCCGTCGCAGGTGCGCTGCACGGCCTTCGCGCCGTCCGCGGTGGAGGCGCCGTCCACGTCCAGGCACTTGGCGCTGTGCCGGGCCCTGAGCGTGAGGTACCCGTCGCCCGTGCCGCGCACCGCCCACTCCTGGTTGCGGCCGTTGTTGCACGCGTACTGGAGGACGACCGCGCCGTCGGCCGTGGAGACGTCGCTCACGTCGAGGCACTTGCCGCTGTGGCGGGCCACGACGTTCACGTATCCGCCACCGGTGGGACGGAGCGACCACTGCTGGTTCGTACCGGCGGTGCAGCCGTACTGCACGACGGCCGCCCCGTCGCCGGAGCCCGCGCCGCTGACGTCGAGACACCGGGAGCTGTGCCGGAAGGCCAGGGTCCTCCAGCTGTCCGGTGCCGCGCTCGGGAGGGTCCAGGACTGGTTGGCGCCGGTCGTCGGCCGGTAGACCCCGACCGGCGCGCCGTCGCCGGTGGAGGCGCCGGTGACGTCCAGGAGTTCGCCGCTCGCCCTGTTGATCAGGGTGTGGTGGCCGTCGCCGGTGGTCGAGCGGATCCACTGCTGCGCGGTGGACGTTCCCGGTGGGGCGAGAGTGAGCGTTCCGTCGGATGCCGAGAGTGCCTGGCCCGTCTTCGTGCTGGTGACGCGGTAGGCGGCGCCGGCGCTCCAGTCCGTGGCCGACAGCGGGGTGAAGGTCCACTGCTGTGCGGGGTCGGCGGGTGCGGAGGTGCGCTGCACCGGGGTGTTCCCGCCGTTGACGGTGGCCACGGCGAGCGCCTTGCCGCTGTTGTCGTTGACCAGTTGGCGCGGGGCGCCCGTGGGCGCGGTGGCCGTCGCCGGGTCCACACCGGTGACCGTGGGCAGGACGAACGTGGTGACGGAACCGGGGCCGACGGTGGCCTTGAGCGTCCGGCCGGTCACGGCCGCGTCGGTGTCGCGTTTGAGATTGCGGGTGGCGTCGGTGGTCCACCGCTCGACGGGTCCGTCGGCCGCCGTGCGGAAGCCGTCGAGGTCGAGGGTGAGTTCGCGTGCTTCGCCGGTCGGGTTGGAGTGGACGACCACCACGCCGTCCCCGCCCGGCCGTACCGCGGCCAGGGTCTGCGGGTCGTCGGTGTCGACGATGTGCGCGCCGGGGCGCACGAAACGGCTGTAGTTCGCCATCGCCCAGTACTTCTTGTTCTTGCGCAGCGGTTCGGTGGCCGCGTCGTCGGGGGTGAGGTCCGTCTGTATGAGGCCCCAGTTCGAGTTCTCGTGACCGGGCGTCATGTTCTCGTAGTCCTCGACGGCCTGCCACAGGACCCAGGCGCTCGGCTCCAGCTCCCGGATGTCGTCGTTGATGTGCCGGGCGAGGTCGAGTGCGGGGCTCATGTCCGTGAAGCTCTGCGGGACGCTGCCACCGGTGTCGACCTCGGACATCCACAGGGGCGTGCCCTCGCCCTTGGCGATGTCCCGGGCCCCGGTGCGGCCGCCGGTCCCGTACGTGTGCGTGTTGAGCCGGCCCACGGCCTCGCGTGCGCCGGGCGCGTACGCCTCCCAGTCGGAGCGGAAGGTGTCCGGGTTCGTCTCGTCCATGGCGGCGATCGGGGTCTTCACACCCTTCGCGTCGAGCGCGGCACGCAGGGTCGTGATCATGCGGGCCTGGGAGGCCGGGTCCCAGTGCGAGCCCTCCTGGCGGCCGCCCGCGTGCCAGTAGTCCGTGTCGGGCTCGTTGACCGGTGAGACGGAGTCGAAGGTGACTCCGGTGGCGGACTGGGCCCGTTGGAGGGCGCCGGTGAGATAGGCGGCGAACCGGTCGTACTGGTCGGCCCGCAGGTTGTCCTGCCCGCCGTCGCCCGCTCCGGAGACCAGCCCGCTGTTGGTCATGAAGTACGGGGCGGAGTTGGAGAACGCCTCGAAGGTGCGGGCCCCGCGCGCCTTGGCGGCCGTGAGCCACCAGCGCTGGTTGGCGTCGGCGCCGGGGTTCCAGTGGTCGGCACGGTCCGGGTCCCACCAGTCGGGGGTCTCCGGGCCTGGCCGGTTCCAGTAGCCGGGGACGGCCGCGCCGGGCCGCATGTACGGGGCGGTCTCGGGGCTGTCCCCGCCGCCGATGTTGTAGCGGGCGATCGTGAAGCCGAGGCCGTCGGCACCGTAGAGGGCGTCCGCGAGCGCGTTGCGCTGTGCGTCCGGCCAGCCTCCGGTGACGTTGGCGAACCAGGCCAGGGCGGTTCCCCATCCTTCGAAGGCCGGATGCTGGTAGCTGGGGTCGAGGCGTACGGTCAGCGCCGCGGCGGGGGTCTCCGCGGCACTCGCCGTCTGCGTACCGGTGCCCACGGCTGTGACGGCCGTGGCGACGAGGGCCGTGGTGGCGCCGAGGACGGCCAGGTTCCTGAGCCGCCGGGTTCGACGTGCCGGCGGTCGGTTGCGGGTGCAGAACACGCGTGCTCCTTCACGTGGGGGTGAGGTCGGCCGGGGTCCGTCACCGCGCCTCCCGGCCCGGGGCCGGGAGGCGCGGTGACGTGGGGGCCGTCGTGGGGGGTGGTGGTCTCGGGGGCGGTCAGACCGCCGAGCGCCGCCACTTCTGGTTGTCGCCCGCGTTGCAGGTCCACTGCTCCAGGGCGGTTCCGTCGGCCGTCGACTGATTGACGACGTCGAGGCACTTGCCGCTGTGCCGGGCCACGAACTCGACGTAGCCCGCGGTGTCGGTCGTCCGGACCTTCCACTGCTGGGATGCGGAGCCGTCACAGGTGTTCTGTACGGCGAACGCCCCGTCGGCGGTCGAGGCGCCGGCCACACCGAGGCACTTCCCGCTGTGCCGGGCCATGATCTGGACGTTGCCGGTGCTCAGCTCCTTGATCCAGAAGTTCTGGTTCACACCGCTGCCGCAGCCCCACTGGATCAGCTGCGTGCCGTCCGCCGAGTCGAAGTTCGCCACGTCGGCGCACTTGCCGCTGTTACGGGCGGCCAGCGTCTCCCAGGGCACGTTCATTCCGCTGACGGTTCCCGCGGCCGCGTCCACGGTGATCTGCGGGGAGTAGTCCATCGTCATGCTCGTACGGGTGGGGAAGGCGATCGGGAGCCAGACGTACTGGGAGTCGTTGACCGTGCCGCCCATGGCGTTGCCCCAGCGGTCCCCCATGTAGAGGAACGAGGTGCCCCCGGTGCCCTGGACGGGGAGGACGAAGGCGGTCTGGCTGCGGTAGGCCGTCGGGTCGCCGACGTCCTTCAGGCCGGTCCAGGAACCGGTGACGCTGGAGGCGGTGGCGTACTTCTGCTGGTTCGGGGCCCAGCCCGTGGCGCCGGAGGTCAGGAGGAAGTACACGCCGTCCCGCTTGAACATGGCGGGCGCCTCGCGCCACTGGCCCGGCCACAGCTTCTGGACCTGCGACTCGACCGCGGTGTAGTCAGGGGTCAGACGGTAGACGTGCAGGTCGGCGTTCTCGTTGGCCGCGGAGATCATGTAGCCGGTGCCGTCGGTGTCGACGAACGTCGAGATGTCCCGGGACATGTGGCCGAGCGGCCGGAAGCTGCCGCGCCATGCGTAGTCGCCGTCCACCGTCGAGGACACCGCGACGGCGGCGCGCGCCTCGCCGTAGTCGGAGGTGTTCTCCTTGTGCATCCACATCACGAACTGCCGGGTGGCCGCGTTGTAGATGACCTTGGGCCGCTCGATGTTGGCCTGGTCGAGCTCCGGATCGGTGGCCTCGGTCAGGACGTGGTTGCGGAACTCCCAGGACTTCAGGTCCGTGGAACGGTATGCGGAGACGTACCGGAAGGTGTTGTCGGTGTTGCGGTCCTCTCCGAACCAGTAGTAGTACTGCCCGACCTTGATCACGCCGCCCCCGTGCGCGTGGACGGGGTTGCCGGCGGGATCGGTGAACTGTGTGCCGTTGACGACGGTCACCGGGGCGGCGTGGGCGGTGCCCCCGGTGGTGAGCAGGGAGAAGAGGAGGGCGCAGATCATTGCCGCCGTCCTGGGGATGTTCAGTCGCATGGCGCGACACCTCGTGGTCTCTCGTCGGACTGGTTGCCGCGCGGACAGCACGGCAGACGGCCGCCGCGGAAACACGGAGCGGCGGGGTGGGGGGAGACGGCCCTTCGGGCTGTGCCGAGCACCGCTGCTTACGTGATGTTTTCGTAAACACGATGTAGCCGGAAGTGTGGGAGGGCGCGCGGAAGCCTGTCAAGGAGTCGGACGAAAGCGGCCGCCTTTTGACCCGGAGGGCCTGTTTGCGTCAACATGACTGCATGGGGGTGCAGCCTGCGCGCACCCCCAGAACCTCTGGGAAGGAGCGGTCGAAGGTGGCGGAAAAGGCAACGAGAACGCCGCGCTCGCGACCGCCCCGGAAGTGGCCCTCCATGGCGGAGGTCGCGGCGAAGGCGGGTGTTTCCTCACAGACCGTCTCCCGCGTGGCCAACAACCACGACAACGTCGACGAGACGACGCGCGCGAGGGTTCTGGCCGCGATGCAGGAGCTCGGCTACCGCCCGAACGCGGCAGCTCGTGCGCTGGTCACCGGCAAGTTCGGAGCGATCGGCGTGGTCAGCTTCGACGTGGGCGCGCACGGCAACGCCCGTACGCTCGGCGCCATCGCGGACGCGGCGCGCGAGGCGGGGTTCTCGGTCAACTTCATGGGAATCCGGGCGCAGACCGAAGCCGCCGTGCGGCAGGCCTTCCGCCATCTCATGCTGCAGTCCGTCGACGGCATCGTGCTGGTGGAGTCGCAGATGCTCGACACCCCGTCGCTGCATCTGCCGCCCACCATGCCGGTGGTCGTCGCCGAC harbors:
- a CDS encoding RICIN domain-containing protein, which gives rise to MFCTRNRPPARRTRRLRNLAVLGATTALVATAVTAVGTGTQTASAAETPAAALTVRLDPSYQHPAFEGWGTALAWFANVTGGWPDAQRNALADALYGADGLGFTIARYNIGGGDSPETAPYMRPGAAVPGYWNRPGPETPDWWDPDRADHWNPGADANQRWWLTAAKARGARTFEAFSNSAPYFMTNSGLVSGAGDGGQDNLRADQYDRFAAYLTGALQRAQSATGVTFDSVSPVNEPDTDYWHAGGRQEGSHWDPASQARMITTLRAALDAKGVKTPIAAMDETNPDTFRSDWEAYAPGAREAVGRLNTHTYGTGGRTGARDIAKGEGTPLWMSEVDTGGSVPQSFTDMSPALDLARHINDDIRELEPSAWVLWQAVEDYENMTPGHENSNWGLIQTDLTPDDAATEPLRKNKKYWAMANYSRFVRPGAHIVDTDDPQTLAAVRPGGDGVVVVHSNPTGEARELTLDLDGFRTAADGPVERWTTDATRNLKRDTDAAVTGRTLKATVGPGSVTTFVLPTVTGVDPATATAPTGAPRQLVNDNSGKALAVATVNGGNTPVQRTSAPADPAQQWTFTPLSATDWSAGAAYRVTSTKTGQALSASDGTLTLAPPGTSTAQQWIRSTTGDGHHTLINRASGELLDVTGASTGDGAPVGVYRPTTGANQSWTLPSAAPDSWRTLAFRHSSRCLDVSGAGSGDGAAVVQYGCTAGTNQQWSLRPTGGGYVNVVARHSGKCLDVSDVSTADGAVVLQYACNNGRNQEWAVRGTGDGYLTLRARHSAKCLDVDGASTADGAKAVQRTCDGSGAQQLRQD
- a CDS encoding SAM-dependent methyltransferase, producing the protein MSRPENDATSLHIDTSKPHPARMYDWFLGGKDNYPVDEAMGRQMLAVEPGVPVMAKVNRAFMHRATRWLTSQGIRQFLDIGTGIPTEPNLHQVAQQAAPTTRVVYCDNDPIVLAHAEALLNGTPEGVIDYVQADARDVDSILEHAGKTLDFSRPVALSLISLLHFVSDEDGAYELVSRLTDVLAPGSHLVISHLTADFHPEQARKVDEMYKAKALTLVPRKRDEFAAFFTGLDVVEPGIVAAEAWHPELGEPVPGQEDIISAGYVAVGRKP
- a CDS encoding beta-galactosidase, translated to MPLLQSDGGGFTLDGEPFRLLSGGMHYFRTHPGQWSDRLRKARLMGLNTVETYVPWNLHQPRPDSFSLDGGLDLPRFLGLAAAEGLHVLLRPGPYICAEWEGGGLPSWLLAEPDIRLRSRDPRFLAAVDDYFDRLLTPLRPYLASRGGPVLAVQVENEYGAYGDDTGYLEYLAASLRRCGVDVPLFTCDQPADLERGALPGVLATANFGSRSDEGLATLRAHQPKGPLMCTEFWIGWFDRWGAHHVVRDAGHAARELDELLSTGASVNFYMFHGGTNFGFTNGANDKHTYRPTVTSYDYDAPLDEAGDPTEKFTAFRDVIAKYAPVPDSPAPAPGPRLARQTVPLTETAALLPHAAALGAAVDAHRPLTMEELEQDFGFVLYETTLSLKGPALLEVEQVRDRAQIFVDGQPVGVLERENHDHALAFTVPRAGSTLTVLVENQGRVNYGPGIHDRKGLPGRVLLDGAELAGWTSRPLPLADLEGLPFAPAAAAPVGPAFHRGVFEVTDPADTFLHLDGWTKGNAWVNGFALGRHWSRGPQRSLYVPAPVLRAGTNEVVVLELHAAHRARTVEFRPTPDLGPTEE
- a CDS encoding DUF6480 family protein, yielding MAQYLVPPGETPPVEGCIAEAHEERADGGMWEHPKIWLGLIVIGAILIAAFFVTRIFAL
- a CDS encoding SRPBCC family protein, with the translated sequence MIKVERIMHSSRSRDAIVAYMADFAHAEQWDPGTLTCRPTDADAPLGVGTEWLNVSSFRGRCTELRYELTRMSDDRLTFVGRNKTATSTDDLHFEPHSGGTRITYRAQVEFHGIARLATPLLKREFERLGDEVSEQLPATLQQALGPSAPGPQQP
- a CDS encoding tetratricopeptide repeat protein — its product is MDTAAGRFWKHVRHVYEAAGSPALSRLEVLARDLGLPRKADGPTRRPAAAGPGRSTQYAAGKSAISAWLNGESVPAPDRDAHFLAVIRFLEGRAQDKGGYRALRPGAWQQLLAQARAEREESRGGRTAARREADVQGPVSLPPPPLGFTGREGEAERILSWLGPVPEAAPEEGGPSSAVCVVSGMGGVGKTALALHAAHRARNVFTGGVLFADLHGYMTDHEVEATAVVDRLLRMVGVGDKDLPATSDGKRDAWHLALNGLAGEGRPLLVVLDNVRKVTQIADLLPAQPHRMLVTSRHTLAALPARRIELDPLSADEGVRLLDRALREGDTDDVRVTARPSDARHLVELCGKLPLSLRIIAALLRDEPARPLSGQAEELADARTRLDALQYEDTDEHGSPLAVRACFDLSYRHLNGPQKRTFRLLAAAPGPDISTEAATALLEEGSARRLLADLARAHLLQSTSADRWSLHDLIRLYGEELGRAHLGDDRRDAAMDRLLDHYLSLARAADALIAGGEDTAVPALFAGREQALAWLDTERAAVVAAAVCPAARGHAAATELATALTRYCIGCRHFDELNVLTEAAAEVLGERGDRAGQAVALNNLGNGLTRVRRFEDAVTAHESAVALWHGLGDPYGEATGTANLGRDLLDLRRYQQSIEAQSRAAEAFRELGDPRGEAAALDNLGSALVACGRSKEAIDAHSAAFELCREIDDRHGMAGGMSLLGHALDRAHRYEEAARFHGTAADLHRSLGDRRSEAGALGGLGDALRKSGRHGEAFAAYNAGLGICREIGDRQGEAQALNRLGHASMAVRRTDEAVGTHMAAIGIDRERGDLHAENTSLSGAGHVLTDAHRYEEAVDVYERQVAVCQELGDRRSEADAWGSLGLALQAAGRPQESIDAQANCVAVHRELGDAHGEVMGLNGLGITLEEAGRLDEAIEARTRALHLSRTLGVRRDEGIALDGLGSAFTRSGRCEEAIDAHTAAVEIFRALNDSECEAMALHGLGGALQAAGRFEEAVDAHARDVEICRERGEQRLEAMALGSFGEALVRARRFREAVDAYTAAAGLFRARGDRGGEDRAMSGLRQAQEAVAASADNGDTPTPPR